In a genomic window of Kluyveromyces marxianus DMKU3-1042 DNA, complete genome, chromosome 7:
- the TMH18 gene encoding Tmh18p (Uncharacterized mitochondrial outer membrane protein YPR098C), which produces MSILKPTAHLLFYSFVFGGTTFYSYVASPIAFKTLERDQFSILQHNVFPMFFQMQTASPIILGLTAPFALTTGAITSLVTASVSGAINYFFLLPRTQKIKEERKKVAKEFSGDELEAKDAPLRKSFGQSHGLSLLFNMTNVLGTLAYGIYLSRGLLKYVPK; this is translated from the exons ATGTCTATTCTCAAGCCAACTGCTCACTTACTTTTCTATTCCTTCGT CTTCGGTGGTACGACGTTCTACTCTTATGTAGCCTCCCCAATTGCGTTTAAGACCTTAGAAAGGGACCAGTTTTCCATTTTGCAACACAATGTGTTCCCAATGTTCTTCCAGATGCAGACTGCATCACCGATCATCTTGGGTCTAACGGCGCCATTTGCTCTCACAACAGGTGCAATTACATCATTGGTGACCGCATCAGTCAGTGGTGCTATCaactacttcttcttgttacCTCGCACTCAGAAGATTAaggaggaaagaaagaaggtaGCCAAGGAATTCTCAGGCGATGAACTAGAAGCCAAGGATGCCCCATTGCGTAAAAGTTTCGGCCAGAGCCATGGACTCAGCTTACTTTTCAACATGACGAACGTTTTAGGGACCTTGGCATACGGGATTTACTTGTCTAGAGGCTTGCTCAAATACGTTCCAAAATGA
- the SYT1 gene encoding Arf family guanine nucleotide exchange factor SYT1 (Sec7 super family[cl00136]), translated as MNHLIVDYIKGKLNKRRQDSGSEDEDDEGDDHHSFEKEKDFVGDSDPGHAQAQSPIPSPWATFEPSYNNAKNVRNNSTSTTVLNDIAEERGPVSESEETTYTKKEEEPLEEVTDRRPPLTNMQRLKKRVSSLPDLRLKALAQHRNRNSSSQSAEHNTSTNTSTTINTTTTTTNPSNKKVESKERIHSPPSFLSLRFGTNNDNANKSNNNSSNSTISANTSSASHSRKSAKLATWLNFSPAQKKHDIDDTETDPKDTSGSILKQKVVISNAAGSSLDERSLSSEPGLGSVGAASISRSSVKDLTAMSPVNRSKSFESVSNNSNTTSTPPNISINRLSSARRSISSFADSVMRTSIVGGQHTREASLDSANDATLSKLNVRRMRSKTVDTVDQNKPELIWYRPSPLENVSFPGAGENVTTRSRSDSASSNLGLGITTTNGTSTQRNASTHLSRRSNSIVTTLTNIMSLRSVTGMHSQKFPLPTPIPFSNMEKPPKPNSEESEEKYLDRILPIYQKYLAIVLCAREDPFILSCLRLFMERDFDFSQQPLDLALRTVLLFLELPKEGQQIDRFLRCFSSAYYNHNYQSAETSDNQEHIWKDSEQVYFLTYSLLVLHTDNFNPNNKEKITKAEFVKLIHSDTDSSGKSIPREYIEYLYENITAREFPVTILPPYEVDDSLNPQERIINWFPPSYSPVNMIKSQWLSHRSFLILGNKSNPSTYQYSLTPPPIPSGPNSSTSSSLSLFAVEDIDPYHYIINDSLKNISLENFVDPVPYETLESTSTLMDSHGVKKLLSLLKDTKGGYLKFNKTQLLSKLHDVNIEILNEDASSEIAYLKILKMGELEMKVSTRKFSLVGNVVKSQWRSKFAILTTSHLLFFDGTTWLDPKIELDSKTNTSNYIIDLSLPLSAYHEINYCNNLFLTESKSEAPNILSIINQNLRRDIMFRDKAEAEEWRNSIYFSGSLDGCKMDIKGLSNTFIVERKVSLQEKIVKLQSNHEQNMSKWHSLYDQLNLYLNTAPISVKTRSSLIDHVNGIRKRMEMVSYQNERLELYIKLLELIVGLEPSVSGYVSLDLDSIDESFLFNQQQYRKSSDLPLASETDQSGSDRAGTT; from the coding sequence ATGAACCATCTAATAGTTGATTATATAAAGGGGAAACTCAATAAAAGAAGGCAGGACTCTGGATCAGAGGATGAGGACGATGAAGGCGACGATCACCACTCGtttgagaaggaaaaggatTTTGTGGGTGATTCAGATCCAGGACATGCGCAAGCCCAAAGCCCCATACCGAGCCCCTGGGCTACTTTTGAACCAAGCTATAATAATGCTAAAAACGTTAGAAATAACAGTACCAGTACTACGGTTTTGAATGATATAGCGGAAGAAAGAGGTCCTGTTTCTGAATCGGAAGAAACAACGTACAcgaagaaagaggaagaaccCTTGGAAGAAGTAACAGACAGAAGACCGCCTTTAACAAATATGCAAAGACTGAAAAAACGTGTCAGCAGCCTACCTGACTTAAGACTTAAAGCTCTTGCCCAACATCGTAATAGAAACTCCAGTAGCCAAAGCGCTGAACACAACACGAGCACCAACACGAGCACCACCATtaatactactaccactacaACCAATCCCAGCAATAAAAAAGTCGAGTCCAAAGAAAGGATACACTCTCCACCATCATTCTTGTCACTACGATTTGGAACTAACAACGATAACGCCAACAaaagcaacaacaatagcAGCAATAGCACAATATCAGCGAACACAAGTAGTGCCTCTCATAGCAGGAAATCGGCAAAACTTGCTACCTGGCTTAATTTCTCTCCAGCACAGAAAAAACATGATATAGATGACACTGAAACTGATCCTAAGGATACTTCAGGCTCAATTCTAAAGCAGAAGGTTGTTATTTCGAATGCTGCGGGGTCATCACTGGATGAAAGATCTCTTTCATCTGAACCGGGGTTAGGCTCAGTTGGTGCGGCGTCCATTTCGAGGTCATCTGTGAAGGATCTTACAGCAATGTCCCCCGTAAACCGCTCCAAAAGCTTCGAATCCGTTAGcaataatagtaatacCACTTCAACTCCTCCAAATATTAGCATTAATAGGCTTTCCAGTGCCCGCAGATCAATATCCTCATTTGCAGATTCAGTTATGAGAACTTCAATAGTCGGTGGGCAGCATACAAGAGAAGCATCCCTGGATAGTGCAAATGATGCAACCCTGTCAAAGCTGAACGTTCGAAGGATGAGAAGCAAAACAGTCGATACCGTTGATCAAAATAAACCAGAATTAATATGGTACAGACCAAGCCCATTGGAAAATGTTAGTTTTCCTGGAGCTGGGGAGAATGTGACGACAAGATCTAGATCTGATAGTGCTAGCTCCAACCTTGGTCTGGGCATTACAACCACAAATGGAACATCGACCCAAAGAAATGCTTCGACTCATCtttccagaagaagtaaTTCCATAGTGACAACTCTTACAAACATTATGTCCCTACGTTCAGTTACAGGAATGCACTCCCAGAAATTCCCATTACCTACACCGATACCCTTTAGCAATATGGAAAAGCCACCAAAACCAAATTCAGAAGAGAGTGAAGAAAAGTATCTTGATAGAATACTTCCAATCTACCAAAAATACCTGGCCATAGTTCTTTGTGCACGAGAAGATCCATTCATACTTTCTTGTTTAAGGTTATTCATGGAAagagattttgatttctcACAACAACCGCTAGATCTGGCATTGCGGACGGTTTTGCTATTTCTAGAGCTACCGAAAGAAGGTCAACAGATTGATAGATTTTTACGTTGTTTCAGTAGTGCATACTACAACCACAACTACCAGTCAGCGGAAACGTCTGATAATCAAGAACATATATGGAAGGATAGTGAGCAAGTATATTTCCTTACTTATTCATTGCTTGTCCTACATACGGATAACTTTAACCCAaataacaaagagaaaatcaCCAAAGCAGAGTTCGTTAAATTGATACACAGCGATACAGATTCTTCGGGAAAATCAATCCCTAGAGAATATATAGAATACCTTTATGAGAATATCACCGCAAGAGAATTTCCAGTGACAATTTTACCGCCATACGAAGTTGACGACTCTTTAAATCctcaagaaagaattatAAACTGGTTTCCTCCATCTTACTCTCCTGTTAACATGATTAAGAGCCAATGGCTCTCCCACCGTTCTTTCCTAATATTAGGCAATAAATCTAATCCCAGTACCTACCAGTATTCGTTGACACCGCCTCCAATTCCTTCTGGTCCTAATTCTTCTACTTCAAGTTCACTGTCATTATTTGCAGTAGAAGATATTGACCCATACCATTATATCATAAATGATTCATTAAAGAATATTAGCTTGGAGAATTTTGTGGATCCGGTGCCTTACGAAACCCTCGAATCGACTAGCACATTAATGGACAGTCATGGTGTAAAAAAACTCTTATCTCTTTTAAAAGATACTAAGGGTGGGTATTTGAAATTTAATAAAACCCAGTTGTTGTCTAAACTTCATGACGTTAACATTGAAATTTTGAATGAGGATGCATCAAGCGAGATAGCATATCTAAAAATTCTAAAGATGGGCGAACTAGAGATGAAAGTTAGCACTAGAAAGTTCTCATTAGTTGGAAATGTTGTCAAGAGTCAATGGAGATCAAAGTTTGCCATATTGACTACTTCTCATCTATTGTTTTTTGACGGAACAACATGGCTGGATCCCAAGATAGAACTTGACAGTAAAACAAACACTTCCAATTATATTATTGACCTATCTCTGCCATTGTCTGCATACCATGAGATAAATTACTGCAATAATCTATTCTTAACAGAGAGCAAATCAGAAGCTCCTAACATCTTATCGATAATAAACCAGAATTTAAGACGGGATATCATGTTTAGAGACAAAGCAGAGGCAGAGGAATGGAGAAATTCTATATACTTTTCGGGCAGTCTTGATGGCTGTAAAATGGATATCAAAGGGTTATCTAACACGTttattgttgaaagaaaagtatCGTTGCAGGAGAAGATCGTAAAACTCCAAAGCAATCACGAACAAAACATGTCAAAATGGCATTCATTATATGATCAGCTAAATCTTTACCTCAATACAGCTCCAATATCAGTCAAAACAAGATCCAGCTTAATAGACCATGTCAATGGGATACGTAAGCGTATGGAAATGGTCTCATATCAGAACGAAAGGCTTGAGCTATACATCAAATTGTTAGAACTCATCGTGGGTCTGGAACCCAGCGTGAGCGGCTACGTTTCACTTGATTTGGACTCTATAGACGAAAGCTTTTTGTTtaaccaacaacaatatagGAAAAGCTCTGATCTTCCATTGGCCTCGGAAACAGACCAAAGTGGTTCAGACAGAGCGGGTACGACATAG
- the ASR1 gene encoding ubiquitin-protein ligase ASR1, whose translation MCGDSDSVCKAEVCGICLESMKEIDIGELLPCKHRYHISCIRQWHLYSNDFHCPTCRKDSKHLHRIYEDIKIDLQYWCNVSLVEQFTKLRLLNEDCENNSSGEGDAASTAAAELDSAEREEIQDEPKSGSPELVLVQCALCGDMDDSVSLYCETCETLFHPSCLTELLCEVGETDWLCTECHGNLSHLRGRGPSSMIVRDSNVRIYEGRMRDKRSILTECIYNRFAQPYTLSYDDKCKIQRFVRSELDSYYQQGSLTKDRYITINKIVSRKLYEMSPSGFDPVQLDYKELAKLSIKAVI comes from the coding sequence ATGTGCGGCGATAGTGATAGTGTCTGCAAAGCCGAAGTATGCGGTATCTGCTTGGAAAGTATGAAAGAAATCGATATAGGAGAGCTATTACCTTGCAAACACAGATATCATATTTCATGCATAAGGCAATGGCATTTATATTCAAATGATTTTCACTGTCCTACGTGCCGGAAGGACTCAAAGCATCTACATAGAATATATGAGGATATCAAGATTGATTTACAATATTGGTGCaatgtttctttggtagAGCAATTTACTAAACTTCGGCTATTAAACGAAGATTGTGAGAATAATAGTTCTGGAGAAGGAGATGCTGCTTCTacagctgctgctgagTTAGACTCTGCTGAACGGGAAGAAATACAAGATGAACCGAAATCCGGAAGTCCTGAACTAGTCTTAGTGCAATGTGCGTTATGTGGTGATATGGATGATAGTGTATCATTATATTGCGAGACATGCGAGACGTTATTCCATCCTTCCTGCTTGACCGAATTATTATGCGAAGTGGGAGAAACTGACTGGCTGTGCACAGAATGTCATGGTAACTTATCACACCTCCGAGGACGCGGGCCATCCTCAATGATAGTCCGAGACTCTAATGTGAGAATATATGAAGGGAGGATGAGAGACAAAAGGAGCATACTTACAGAATGTATTTATAACAGATTCGCACAACCATATACATTAAGTTATGATGATAAGTGCAAGATACAGCGGTTTGTACGGTCAGAGCTAGACTCTTATTATCAACAAGGAAGTTTAACGAAGGATAGGTATATTACTATAAACAAAATTGTGTCAAGAAAATTATATGAAATGTCTCCCAGCGGCTTTGATCCAGTGCAGTTGGATTATAAAGAGTTGGCAAAGCTGTCAATAAAGGCTGTTATATAA
- the TOM20 gene encoding TOM complex receptor protein TOM20, protein MSSNQVSFGRILTIAGVTVATAFAGYAAYFDYQRRNNPEFRKQLKRKLKQHAELEKQAKEEAKQEKLKRVNEILIAELSKDPLPQDPSQREAAFSSNVEMGEKLAAVPGSELESALKFYKALSVYPNPSDLLGIYQRSLSEEIYENIVLMIALMPPSNVSSFLTGAGVGSASSAAPAATVEIDE, encoded by the coding sequence ATGTCTAGTAACCAAGTATCCTTTGGCCGTATTCTAACGATTGCCGGTGTGACAGTTGCAACCGCTTTTGCTGGTTATGCAGCATACTTTGActaccaaagaagaaacaaccCAGAATTTAGAAAGCAATTGAAGCGCAAACTGAAGCAACATGCTGAGTTGGAAAAGCAAGCCAAGGAGGAAGCAAAGCAAGAGAAGCTCAAGAGGGTGAATGAGATCTTGATAGCTGAGTTGAGCAAGGACCCTCTGCCTCAAGACCCTTCGCAAAGAGAGGCTGCTTTCTCTTCCAACGTCGAGATGGGTGAGAAGCTTGCTGCCGTTCCAGGTAGCGAATTGGAATCCGCTTTGAAGTTCTACAAGGCTCTATCCGTGTATCCAAATCCAAGTGACTTGTTGGGTATCTACCAGAGATCTTTGTCTGAGGAAATTTACGAGAATATTGTCTTGATGATTGCGTTGATGCCACCTTCTAACGTCTCCTCATTCTTGACAGGTGCCGGTGTCGGCtcagcttcttcagctGCTCCAGCCGCTACAGTTGAGATTGACGAATAG
- the TWF1 gene encoding twinfilin TWF1 yields the protein MSNQSGITADQEVLNAIAALKSRHASVVAKIEQSEQPVIKLQETFQDLESLREYVGSNDDTPLYIIIYDEPKMHFIAYTPDYAPIRSKMLYASSKITFQRQIGANNLKSYMFTDVNDIDEKSWTDTTSKEELMTAAELEKLQIDAQQNSMRSSGAVKLVSAHTNGSNSLGFKVADAGSLKDLFQKYNLVLFQIDMKSEEIIIKNKFTTSTDDEIVEKIPNDSPTFSIFRKAGDYYFILSCPSGSAIKERMVYAANKRAFILNLKDSDDIDIKKTIEIGDPQELELSDLGEKEETAGSQTPAKPRLNKPKAPSRRR from the coding sequence ATGTCTAATCAGTCCGGTATCACTGCTGACCAAGAAGTTTTGAATGCAATTGCTGCATTGAAGTCCCGTCATGCTTCAGTTGTAGCTAAAATTGAACAATCTGAACAGCCTGTGATCAAACTACAGGAAACTTTTCAGGATTTAGAGTCTCTTAGGGAGTATGTTGGTAGTAACGACGACACGCCCCTCtatatcatcatatatGACGAGCCTAAGATGCATTTCATTGCTTACACTCCAGATTACGCCCCAATTAGATCTAAGATGTTATACGCATCCTCGAAGATAACTTTCCAAAGACAAATAGGGGCCAACAATTTAAAATCGTATATGTTCACTGATGTGAATGACATTGATGAAAAGTCTTGGACTGATACCACTTCCAAAGAAGAGTTGATGACTGCAGCAGAGCTTGAGAAGCTTCAGATCGATGCACAACAAAACTCTATGAGGAGTTCGGGAGCAGTAAAGTTAGTTTCTGCACATACAAACGGCAGCAATTCGTTGGGTTTCAAAGTCGCTGATGCTGGAAGCTTAAAAGATCTGTTTCAAAAGTACAATTTGGTACTCTTCCAAATTGATATGAAATCAGAAGAAATCATCATTAAGAATAAGTTTACTACATCTACAGATGATGAGATTGTCGAAAAAATTCCTAATGATAGTCCCACTTTTTCCATCTTCCGTAAGGCTGGAGATTACTACTTCATTTTAAGTTGTCCATCTGGATCTGCTATTAAGGAGAGGATGGTTTACGCAGCAAATAAAAGAGCATTCATATTGAACTTAAAGGATTCTGATGATATCGACATTAAGAAAACCATTGAAATTGGTGATCCTCAAGAGCTAGAGTTGTCTGATTTGGGAGAAAAGGAGGAAACCGCCGGTTCACAAACACCAGCAAAACCAAGATTAAACAAACCGAAGGCACCTTCCAGGAGAAGATGA
- the RDS3 gene encoding U2 snRNP complex subunit RDS3 codes for MSRHQYDLVMCLNLPGTSIGKLCDKCDGRCPLCDSDVKLISKVRICDSCAVGGSGGKCITCGNAGKHEALYCLECVRSEKSRDGCPRILNYGSNKTDRYYNKKLDNKRSTYDT; via the coding sequence ATGTCTCGTCATCAATATGACCTAGTGATGTGTCTGAACCTTCCTGGTACGAGCATAGGTAAATTATGTGATAAGTGCGATGGACGTTGTCCTTTATGCGACTCCGATGTGAAACTGATATCGAAGGTTAGAATATGTGATTCATGTGCAGTTGGAGGTAGTGGTGGTAAGTGCATTACATGCGGCAATGCTGGAAAGCATGAGGCTCTTTACTGTTTGGAGTGTGTCAGGTCAGAGAAAAGTCGAGATGGATGTCCTAGGATACTGAACTATGGAAGTAATAAAACTGACAGATACTACAATAAGAAACTGGATAACAAAAGGAGTACATATGATACTTAA
- the NVJ2 gene encoding Nvj2p — protein MISIKTFFLIYLFGGITFIPICVFIVFYLLSKPVSDVDEKENDTLLVDVDPDFEVGDFNELKGVAAKKEGWIHMTRQFYPHQSDVDNQSQVDGSDETDSSINLTSSEQQITRDKLKKKDKFYAVLKHGNLFLYKDNSPGAGPQQVIVLNDAFISIWPRTISPQDNTPISDGSLFTKKTCISIWKKHTAYLSESGEVQFRKGGPSDQFFIYLDLNTDKEDWYFALIQATKLSNSSFGTSASTTNLEVDKALSAEYFAQTAHFKTKDMLQLIQTLNSTEGQHSSQWFNALLGRLFLSFQHTETLSNALKERIYKKLRKINKPGLLDDFSIETVDVGNGAPLITNAKLLDLTPEGLTRVSFDLLYTGHLHLIIATKVNINLGSRFKKREMDIKLSITAKKVEGPVVILVKPPPSNRLWYAFQSEPLLDIDVEPVLSTRQLSNNMVTNMIKSKFKEAIKESIVLPYMDDMVYYTTTSEIYRGGIWKRPETETDTKENINLEELKTQTAHSSGFSVKEENDYSQNVEQQDEKPQNNFVPSSPTTDNNETSFTNIIEPEIPRRSGENLKAFLKNRSNDDSNLSLRSKSSSDSINSNTTKRYLQTGMKKIGRWYKDQVTTVKESLNDDSKDYSDRGDLRALDFKQEVVEETSFIEKDVKVQESTNNHLELDTGLRVESNHKTTGKPSSPEMISSRRMPRSKTSSIDSTKAENYTKQHNELHKGDMFVNRSRARSTSGSFGPTSPIPDSFRRREDSFSFSNNENLNPQTATPHNIPEEVNIVFTPASPKKKNKRPPPPPLLSS, from the coding sequence ATGATATCAATTAAGAcgtttttcttgatataCTTATTCGGAGGAATAACGTTTATTCCGATTTGCGTGTTTATCGTCTTTTACCTACTAAGCAAACCCGTCTCCGATGTTgatgagaaggaaaatgaCACACTACTTGTAGATGTTGATCCTGACTTTGAAGTTGGGGATTTCAACGAATTGAAAGGTGTTGCAGCTAAGAAGGAAGGATGGATTCATATGACAAGACAGTTTTACCCACACCAGAGTGATGTGGACAACCAAAGCCAAGTAGACGGATCAGACGAGACAGACAGTAGCATAAACTTGACTTCATCGGAACAGCAAATTACCAGAGAcaaattaaagaagaaagacaagTTTTATGCCGTGTTGAAACATGGGAATTTGTTTCTATACAAGGACAATTCCCCTGGTGCGGGGCCTCAGCAAGTCATTGTGTTGAACGATGCTTTCATATCTATATGGCCAAGAACTATATCTCCCCAAGACAATACACCAATCAGCGATGGCTCCTTGTTTACAAAGAAAACTTGTATTTCCATCTGGAAGAAGCATACTGCTTACTTGAGCGAATCAGGCGAGGTTCAGTTTAGGAAAGGGGGTCCTTCAGACCAATTTTTTATCTATCTCGATCTGAATACTGATAAAGAGGATTGGTATTTTGCTTTGATTCAGGCTACAAAACTTTCCAACTCCTCTTTTGGAACATCGGCATCAACTACAAATCTTGAAGTAGATAAAGCACTTTCCGCAGAATACTTCGCTCAAACAGCACATTTCAAGACCAAAGATATGCTGCAGTTGATTCAGACATTGAACTCTACAGAAGGCCAACACTCGTCTCAGTGGTTTAATGCACTCTTGGGAAGACTGTTTCTCTCCTTCCAACATACAGAAACTTTATCGAATGCTTTGAAGGAACGGATATATAAGAAATTAAGGAAGATCAACAAACCAGGGTTACTTGATGACTTTAGCATAGAAACAGTTGATGTTGGTAATGGTGCACCTCTGATAACTAACGCGAAGCTATTAGATCTCACCCCAGAGGGTCTAACTAGAGTCTCCTTTGACCTTTTGTACACAGGTCATTTACACTTGATAATTGCAACGAAGGTAAATATAAATCTTGGTTCGAGGTTTAAGAAACGTGAGATGGATATAAAGCTTTCAATTACAGCCAAGAAAGTTGAAGGACCAGTTGTTATTCTCGTTAAACCTCCTCCATCAAATAGATTGTGGTACGCTTTCCAATCAGAACCCTTACTCGATATTGACGTCGAACCAGTTCTTAGTACCAGACAGCTTTCCAATAACATGGTAACAAATATGATTAAATCGAAGTTCAAGGAGGCTATCAAAGAGTCTATTGTTCTTCCTTACATGGATGACATGGTATACTATACGACTACCTCGGAAATATACAGAGGAGGAATTTGGAAACGcccagaaacagaaacagatACAAAGGAGAATATCAACCTTGAAGAGTTGAAAACTCAAACTGCCCATAGCAGTGGATTTTCAGTTAAGGAAGAGAATGATTACTCTCAGAATGTTGAACAACAGGATGAAAAACCACAGAATAATTTCGTGCCATCATCCCCAACTACAGACAATAATGAAACTTCTTTTACCAACATCATCGAGCCAGAGATTCCTCGCAGATCAGGCGAAAATCTAAAAGCCTTCTTGAAGAATAGAAGCAACGATGATTCCAACCTCTCATTGAGATCTAAGTCCTCTTCAGATTCCATTAATTCTAATACTACCAAGCGTTATCTACAAACGGGTATGAAGAAAATCGGAAGGTGGTATAAGGATCAAGTTACTACGGTTAAAGAATCACTGAACGATGATAGTAAAGACTATTCAGATCGTGGCGATCTTCGTGCACTAGatttcaaacaagaagTCGTTGAAGAAACCAGCTTTATAGAGAAAGATGTAAAAGTGCAGGAATCGACTAATAATCATTTGGAGTTAGATACTGGTCTTAGAGTTGAATCGAACCACAAAACAACAGGGAAACCATCTTCACCAGAAATGATTTCGAGTAGAAGAATGCCAAGGAGCAAAACGTCATCTATTGACAGTACCAAAGCGGAAAATTACACAAAACAACACAACGAATTACACAAGGGTGATATGTTCGTGAATAGAAGCAGGGCCAGGTCTACATCAGGATCTTTCGGCCCAACGTCCCCCATCCCAGATTCTTTCAGACGGCGCGAAGATAGTTTCTCATTCTCGAACAATGAAAACCTCAACCCTCAGACTGCAACACCTCACAACATTCCCGAGGAAGTTAATATTGTCTTTACACCTGCTAGtcctaaaaagaagaacaaaagacCCCCACCCCCACCTTTACTTTCAAGCTAA